One Desulfovibrio aminophilus genomic region harbors:
- a CDS encoding adenine phosphoribosyltransferase: MDLRELIRDIPNYPKEGIVFFDITPLLADGRAFRQSIEALAERFAGKGATKIMAAEARGFIFGAPLAYRLGIGFVPVRKPGKLPYKTRSVTYDLEYGTDTLCMHEDAIAPGEPVLLIDDLLATGGTTNGMLRLAQGAGADVVGIGYLVELGFLDGPKQLLGHYYECLLKI; encoded by the coding sequence ATGGATCTGCGTGAACTGATTCGGGACATCCCCAATTATCCCAAGGAAGGCATCGTCTTCTTCGACATCACGCCCCTGCTGGCCGACGGCCGGGCCTTCCGCCAGTCCATCGAGGCCCTGGCCGAACGCTTCGCGGGCAAGGGCGCGACCAAGATCATGGCCGCCGAGGCCCGGGGCTTCATCTTCGGCGCGCCCCTGGCCTATCGCCTGGGCATCGGCTTCGTGCCCGTGCGCAAGCCCGGCAAGCTGCCCTACAAGACCCGCTCCGTGACCTACGACCTGGAATACGGCACGGACACCCTTTGCATGCACGAGGACGCCATCGCCCCGGGCGAGCCGGTCCTGCTCATCGACGATCTGCTGGCCACCGGCGGCACCACCAACGGCATGCTCCGCCTGGCCCAGGGCGCGGGCGCCGACGTGGTGGGCATCGGCTACCTCGTGGAACTCGGCTTCCTGGACGGCCCCAAGCAGCTCCTCGGCCACTACTACGAGTGCCTGCTCAAAATCTGA
- the rsmA gene encoding 16S rRNA (adenine(1518)-N(6)/adenine(1519)-N(6))-dimethyltransferase RsmA produces MPFAKRSLGQNFLQDPNTARRIVAALEIAPGDHVLEIGPGRGALTEWIVAAEPARVQALEKDRDLAQALPERWPVLEVLAGDALEHPWESIDSPSYKVVGNLPYNVASPLIWDFISRAGDYGRAVFMVQYEVARRLTAEPGSSDYGALTAWVRNFAATTLLFKVGPAVFRPKPKVDSGVVLFSPLADRPGQKAARALAGLLRACFQKRRKQLSNILKSQWENGIGQWFAEQGLSGTLRPENLSPRHFRDMAERFGDHFFT; encoded by the coding sequence ATGCCGTTCGCCAAGAGAAGCCTGGGGCAGAACTTCCTGCAGGACCCCAACACCGCCCGCCGCATCGTGGCCGCCTTGGAGATCGCCCCCGGCGACCACGTGCTGGAGATCGGGCCGGGCAGGGGGGCGCTCACCGAGTGGATCGTGGCCGCCGAGCCCGCCCGCGTCCAGGCCCTGGAGAAGGACCGCGACCTGGCCCAGGCCCTGCCGGAGCGCTGGCCCGTCCTGGAGGTCCTGGCGGGCGACGCCCTGGAGCATCCCTGGGAATCCATCGACTCCCCTTCTTATAAAGTAGTGGGGAACCTGCCCTACAACGTGGCCTCGCCGCTCATCTGGGACTTCATTTCCCGGGCTGGGGACTATGGCCGGGCCGTGTTCATGGTCCAGTACGAAGTGGCCCGGCGGCTCACCGCCGAACCCGGCTCGTCCGACTACGGGGCGCTCACTGCCTGGGTGCGCAATTTCGCCGCCACGACCCTCCTGTTCAAGGTCGGACCGGCAGTGTTCCGGCCGAAGCCCAAGGTGGATTCCGGGGTGGTGCTTTTTTCGCCGCTGGCGGACCGCCCCGGCCAGAAGGCCGCCCGGGCCCTGGCCGGACTCCTCCGCGCGTGTTTCCAGAAGCGCCGCAAGCAGCTCTCCAACATACTGAAATCACAATGGGAAAACGGCATCGGGCAGTGGTTCGCCGAGCAGGGCCTGAGCGGGACCTTGAGGCCGGAAAACTTGTCTCCCCGCCACTTTCGCGACATGGCGGAACGCTTCGGAGATCACTTTTTCACTTGA
- a CDS encoding HU family DNA-binding protein, with translation MTKAELVVKIAEKANLTKANAERALNAFLETVEGTLVKEKKLTLTGFGTFLVEQRKSRVGRNPRTGATIKIPATKIVKFRPGKLLKDAVK, from the coding sequence ATGACTAAGGCTGAGCTGGTTGTCAAAATCGCGGAGAAGGCCAACCTGACCAAGGCGAACGCCGAGCGCGCCCTGAACGCTTTCCTGGAGACCGTGGAAGGCACCCTGGTCAAGGAAAAGAAGCTGACCCTGACCGGCTTCGGCACCTTCCTGGTCGAGCAGCGCAAGTCCCGCGTGGGCCGCAACCCCCGCACCGGCGCCACCATCAAGATCCCGGCCACCAAGATCGTGAAGTTCCGTCCCGGCAAGCTGCTCAAGGATGCCGTCAAGTAA
- the rpsU gene encoding 30S ribosomal protein S21 produces MPGIVLDDSDNFDVALRRFKKQVEKAGILSELKKRQHYEKPSVQRKKKKAAAKKRLVKKLRKMKMM; encoded by the coding sequence ATGCCCGGTATCGTTCTCGACGATTCCGATAACTTCGATGTAGCCCTGCGTCGTTTCAAGAAGCAGGTCGAGAAGGCTGGCATCCTCTCCGAGCTGAAGAAGCGTCAGCACTACGAAAAGCCCAGCGTCCAGCGCAAGAAGAAGAAGGCCGCCGCCAAGAAGCGGCTCGTCAAAAAACTCCGCAAGATGAAGATGATGTAA
- a CDS encoding GatB/YqeY domain-containing protein → MALQARIESDFVAAYKAKESVKVAVLRMLKTAIKTRQVELCRPLEDDEILDVIAKQVKQRRESIEQFNAGGRPDLAEKEAAELDELSGYLPKALSDEELAQAVDAAIAALGASGLKDMGRVMQAVMDAHKGQVDGKKASALVRGRLSA, encoded by the coding sequence ATGGCCCTTCAGGCACGTATCGAAAGCGACTTCGTCGCCGCCTACAAGGCCAAGGAATCGGTCAAGGTGGCTGTCTTGAGGATGCTCAAGACAGCCATCAAGACCCGTCAGGTGGAACTCTGCCGCCCCCTGGAGGACGACGAGATCCTCGACGTCATCGCCAAACAGGTCAAGCAGCGCCGCGAATCCATCGAGCAGTTCAACGCCGGGGGACGCCCGGATCTGGCCGAGAAGGAGGCCGCGGAGCTGGACGAGCTCTCCGGCTACCTCCCCAAGGCCCTTTCCGACGAGGAACTGGCCCAGGCCGTGGACGCGGCCATCGCCGCCCTCGGCGCCTCCGGCCTCAAGGACATGGGCCGCGTGATGCAGGCCGTCATGGATGCCCACAAGGGGCAAGTGGACGGCAAGAAAGCCAGCGCGCTGGTCCGTGGACGGCTCTCGGCCTGA
- a CDS encoding endonuclease MutS2, whose amino-acid sequence MESRTFQLLEFPKVLRVLADHAVSTAGENACLALAPLGDEISVRLQNRLLEQAMSWRAETGFRLNPFEPLDGLAAVIERPTAILDQDDLFALLKTLEQAKSAREALQSCGERDWEELLDAVARAPWPATVWSAVRRCLDDEGRLRDESSPGLMAVRGEIRSIHQRCTKKVKDFILGEDLSRFLQDEFMTISSDRYVLPLKANFKGRFPGIIHDYSQTGETCYFEPMFLVEMNNQLQELKQEERREERKVLEFLTGIVRQERDAVVACYRALVGLDVLLAKVGLGLALNGRTLDIEPGLPPRLLEARHPLLAMDQDRAVPLDIKLQPGQRALVISGGNAGGKTVCLKTLGLIALMGLSGLPVPVGVGSSIPVWRDIFVVLGDEQSLESHVSTFTAQVRYLSRVWDQVDADTLFLLDEFGAGTDPTQGAALAQAVLDSLLERRATVMVATHFPALKAHALAAEGVRAASVLFDPDTKRPLFRLAYDQVGASIALEVAREHGLPGAILDRAAQYLLLDGSDTTAVLDRLNAQAVARDKELRSLADERERLRRKRAALEAEFARERSGLMDEIKAQAQAVLHEWKSGKLGRKQALKKLSDARERLVDTGALAAEATPPAFGWDDLRPGLTVRYLPWDRQGSVQEKDERKRQVKVDLDGLSLWVKEADLGPATQAGTVQTPVQASAPSGPTQVLDLRGQRADEALRLLERFLDDALLRGTGGVEIIHGRGTGALRREVHEFLRQSPAVNAFALAPEDRGGDGMTEVTLK is encoded by the coding sequence ATGGAATCCAGAACCTTCCAGTTGCTGGAATTCCCCAAGGTGCTGCGGGTCCTCGCGGATCACGCGGTTTCCACGGCCGGGGAAAACGCCTGCCTCGCCCTCGCGCCCTTGGGCGACGAGATTTCCGTGCGCCTCCAGAACCGCCTGCTGGAGCAGGCCATGTCCTGGCGCGCCGAGACCGGCTTCCGGCTGAACCCCTTCGAGCCCCTCGACGGCCTCGCCGCCGTGATCGAACGGCCCACGGCCATCCTGGACCAGGACGACCTGTTCGCCCTGCTGAAGACCCTGGAACAGGCCAAGTCCGCCCGCGAAGCCCTGCAGTCCTGCGGCGAGCGGGACTGGGAGGAACTGCTCGACGCCGTGGCCCGGGCCCCCTGGCCGGCCACGGTCTGGTCCGCCGTCCGCCGCTGCCTGGACGACGAGGGCCGGCTGCGCGACGAAAGTTCGCCCGGGCTCATGGCCGTGCGCGGCGAAATCCGCTCCATCCACCAGCGCTGCACCAAGAAAGTCAAGGACTTCATCCTGGGCGAAGACCTGTCGCGCTTCCTCCAGGACGAGTTCATGACCATCTCCTCGGACCGCTACGTCCTGCCGCTCAAGGCGAATTTCAAGGGCCGCTTCCCGGGCATCATCCACGACTATTCCCAGACCGGCGAGACCTGCTACTTCGAACCCATGTTCCTGGTGGAGATGAACAACCAACTCCAGGAACTCAAGCAGGAGGAGCGCCGCGAGGAACGCAAGGTCCTGGAATTCCTCACCGGCATCGTGCGCCAGGAACGGGACGCCGTGGTCGCCTGCTACCGGGCCCTGGTGGGCCTGGACGTGCTCCTGGCCAAGGTGGGCCTGGGCCTAGCCCTGAACGGCCGGACCCTGGACATCGAGCCCGGCCTGCCGCCCCGCCTCCTGGAGGCCCGCCATCCGCTCCTGGCCATGGACCAGGACCGGGCCGTACCCTTGGACATCAAGCTCCAGCCCGGGCAGCGCGCCTTGGTCATCAGCGGCGGCAACGCGGGCGGCAAGACCGTCTGCCTGAAGACCCTGGGGCTCATCGCCCTCATGGGCCTGTCCGGCCTGCCCGTGCCCGTGGGCGTGGGCAGCAGCATCCCGGTCTGGCGCGACATCTTCGTGGTCCTGGGCGACGAGCAGAGCCTGGAGAGCCACGTGAGCACCTTCACGGCCCAGGTGCGCTACCTTTCCCGGGTCTGGGACCAGGTGGACGCGGACACGCTCTTCCTTCTGGATGAATTCGGCGCGGGCACGGACCCCACCCAGGGCGCGGCCCTGGCCCAGGCCGTACTGGACAGCCTGCTGGAGCGCCGCGCCACCGTGATGGTGGCCACCCATTTCCCGGCCCTCAAGGCGCACGCCCTGGCCGCCGAGGGCGTGCGCGCGGCCAGCGTGCTCTTCGACCCGGACACCAAGCGGCCGCTGTTCCGCCTGGCCTACGACCAGGTCGGCGCGAGCATCGCCCTGGAGGTGGCCCGGGAGCACGGCCTGCCCGGGGCCATCCTGGACCGCGCGGCGCAATATCTTTTGCTGGACGGCTCGGACACCACGGCGGTCCTGGACCGGCTCAACGCCCAGGCCGTGGCCCGGGACAAGGAGCTCAGGTCCCTGGCCGACGAACGGGAGCGGCTGCGCCGCAAGCGCGCCGCCCTGGAGGCCGAGTTCGCCCGCGAACGCTCCGGCCTCATGGACGAGATCAAGGCCCAGGCCCAGGCCGTGCTGCACGAGTGGAAGAGCGGCAAGCTCGGCCGCAAGCAGGCCCTGAAGAAGCTCTCCGACGCGCGCGAACGGCTGGTGGACACCGGGGCCCTCGCCGCGGAGGCAACGCCTCCGGCCTTCGGCTGGGACGACCTGCGGCCCGGCCTGACCGTTCGCTACCTCCCCTGGGACCGCCAGGGCTCGGTGCAGGAAAAGGATGAACGCAAGCGCCAAGTCAAGGTGGACCTGGACGGCCTGTCCCTTTGGGTCAAGGAGGCCGACCTGGGCCCCGCGACCCAGGCCGGGACGGTCCAGACGCCGGTCCAGGCATCCGCTCCCTCCGGCCCCACGCAGGTCCTGGACCTTCGCGGCCAGCGCGCCGACGAGGCCCTGCGCCTGCTGGAACGCTTCCTGGACGACGCGCTGCTGCGCGGCACGGGCGGCGTGGAGATCATCCACGGCCGAGGCACCGGAGCCCTGCGCCGCGAAGTGCATGAATTCCTGCGGCAATCCCCGGCCGTGAACGCCTTTGCCCTGGCTCCCGAGGACCGGGGCGGCGACGGCATGACCGAAGTGACGCTCAAGTAG
- the dnaG gene encoding DNA primase encodes MNPQAIQAIKSRLVLSDVVRRYVDLRPVSGRFMGACPFHQETKPSMSVNDEEGFFYCFGCQASGDVIDFYKRINGLEFREALEQLAAEAGVDLGDQREDPEAQERQRRKKVLLDMHEQSREFFRAALRRNEGKAARAYLARRGIEPRIVDAFGLGYSPDDWHGLDAFLQGKGHGPELGVEAGLLSKNEKGNIYDRFRGRLIFPIQNLSGRVIAFGGRIISEGEPKYLNSSDTPIYKKGEHLYGLYQARQTMTRSKRALLTEGYMDVLSLHQFGYTDACGVLGTALTGDQVRRLAGFCSRVDLVFDGDNAGRKAALKSSEMILLQGVACRVILLPEGEDVDSVLQKEGPEGFEKCLKAAKDGLAFALETLRDQFAPRETMAWAKGFFEKLADDGLRAYYLPRLVSGLGVSEVELRQALGTSQAGRGPVRERAPLAAVRPVGKDDKNDREYLRFPIQYPEYVRDLADRGFERVLTTDWARGLWEKIRLHDGQDLLPWLEEGEKKFWARCRQERAEHQLTGETLKEEWLYICDRVAESHEKHARRQLTEALRDALQEGDSRQAQEHLQALNVFLGRDDEQH; translated from the coding sequence ATGAATCCGCAGGCCATCCAGGCCATCAAATCCCGGCTCGTCCTCTCGGACGTGGTGCGGCGCTACGTGGACCTGCGGCCCGTCTCGGGACGTTTCATGGGGGCCTGTCCCTTCCACCAGGAAACCAAGCCGTCCATGTCGGTAAACGACGAGGAGGGCTTCTTCTACTGCTTCGGTTGCCAGGCCTCCGGCGACGTGATCGATTTCTACAAGCGGATCAACGGGCTGGAGTTCCGGGAGGCCCTGGAGCAGTTGGCCGCCGAGGCCGGGGTGGACCTGGGCGATCAGCGCGAGGATCCCGAGGCCCAGGAGCGCCAGCGCCGCAAGAAGGTCCTCCTGGACATGCACGAGCAGTCCAGGGAGTTCTTCCGCGCGGCCCTGCGCCGCAACGAGGGCAAGGCCGCGCGCGCCTATCTCGCCCGGCGGGGCATCGAGCCGCGCATCGTGGACGCCTTCGGCCTGGGTTATTCCCCGGACGACTGGCACGGCCTGGACGCCTTTCTCCAGGGCAAGGGCCACGGCCCGGAGCTGGGGGTCGAGGCCGGGCTCCTGTCGAAAAATGAAAAAGGCAATATTTACGATAGGTTCCGTGGAAGACTCATCTTTCCCATTCAGAATTTATCAGGCCGGGTTATTGCCTTTGGCGGCAGAATCATTAGTGAAGGGGAACCGAAGTATCTCAACAGCAGCGACACCCCCATCTATAAAAAGGGAGAACACCTCTACGGATTGTACCAGGCCCGCCAGACCATGACCCGCAGCAAGCGGGCCCTGCTCACCGAGGGCTACATGGACGTGCTCTCCCTGCACCAGTTCGGCTACACCGACGCCTGCGGGGTTCTCGGCACGGCCCTCACCGGTGATCAGGTGCGCCGTCTTGCGGGCTTTTGCTCGCGCGTGGACCTGGTTTTCGACGGCGACAACGCGGGCCGCAAGGCCGCCCTCAAGTCCAGTGAAATGATCCTCCTGCAGGGCGTGGCCTGCCGGGTGATCCTGCTGCCCGAGGGCGAGGACGTGGACAGCGTGCTCCAGAAGGAGGGGCCCGAAGGTTTCGAAAAGTGTCTCAAGGCCGCCAAGGACGGCCTGGCCTTCGCCCTGGAGACCCTGCGCGACCAGTTCGCGCCGAGGGAGACCATGGCCTGGGCCAAGGGTTTTTTCGAAAAGCTCGCGGACGACGGTCTGCGGGCCTATTACCTGCCCCGGCTGGTGTCGGGGCTGGGCGTCTCGGAGGTGGAGCTGCGCCAGGCGCTGGGAACGTCCCAGGCCGGACGCGGGCCCGTCCGGGAGCGCGCGCCGCTGGCCGCCGTGCGGCCCGTGGGCAAGGACGACAAGAACGACCGCGAGTACCTGCGGTTCCCCATCCAGTATCCCGAATACGTTCGGGACTTGGCCGACCGGGGATTTGAACGCGTCCTGACCACGGACTGGGCCCGGGGCCTGTGGGAGAAGATCCGCCTGCACGACGGCCAGGACCTGCTGCCCTGGCTTGAGGAGGGCGAGAAGAAGTTCTGGGCGCGCTGCCGCCAGGAGCGGGCGGAGCACCAGCTCACCGGCGAGACGCTGAAGGAAGAGTGGCTGTACATCTGCGACCGGGTGGCCGAGAGCCATGAGAAGCACGCCAGACGGCAGCTGACGGAAGCGCTGCGGGACGCCCTCCAGGAGGGCGACTCCCGCCAGGCCCAGGAGCATTTGCAGGCCCTGAACGTGTTCCTAGGGAGGGACGATGAACAACATTAA